In the genome of Kiritimatiellia bacterium, one region contains:
- a CDS encoding DUF4139 domain-containing protein has translation MKACAWALTLAWSAAAMAAGETPEVEASAPRGVMLSIYDTGRTLVSDLRAVTLARGENLVRFGGVPVRMDPSSLSLAPVGGSADLQELERAFRGVPGDLAELLAQYEGQPVEILVGGEAARGRLRPGAAGQESVLLQAEDGSLRLYPNPDLLQQVRVLKAAPGPELSCRLSSSGEGPVNLRMSYTTAGLSWTPAYELLLDEGGAEAVLMLRAALVNQSGGDFDNARVHLVTTTRGLGGEFPVPSARLPGDEISVPFRHAYGAERPGAESGMAAAQLSALEVSRPLALPSGSTRYVQLARAEKLPVRRFYVYDGARFDRFQRNRRTDWNFGTEFHRDVEQRIGFENTEAAGLGFLLPPGPVRLYTRRADGTVDGLIEGRLAVLPAGASVDLSLGPARGLGGERERTGYTEVVPLREYEESFEIRLSNDSADEVEIRVVEHLYRGEQFEIVKSDAEYTKTGAQTVEFRPSLKPGGKKSVHYTVRYRW, from the coding sequence ATGAAAGCTTGCGCCTGGGCCCTGACCCTTGCCTGGAGTGCCGCCGCGATGGCGGCCGGTGAAACGCCGGAGGTGGAGGCTTCCGCGCCGCGCGGCGTGATGCTGTCCATCTACGATACCGGCCGGACCCTGGTGTCGGATCTGCGCGCCGTCACGCTGGCGCGCGGCGAGAATCTCGTGCGGTTCGGCGGGGTGCCGGTCCGGATGGATCCCTCCAGCCTTTCGCTGGCGCCGGTCGGCGGCTCCGCGGACCTGCAGGAGCTCGAGCGGGCGTTCCGGGGCGTCCCGGGGGACCTGGCGGAACTGCTGGCGCAGTACGAGGGGCAGCCCGTGGAAATCCTGGTCGGCGGAGAGGCCGCGCGGGGGCGGCTGCGGCCCGGCGCGGCCGGGCAGGAGTCCGTGCTCCTGCAGGCCGAGGACGGTTCCCTGCGCTTGTATCCGAATCCCGATCTTCTGCAGCAGGTCCGTGTGCTGAAGGCGGCGCCCGGGCCCGAGCTTTCCTGCCGTCTTTCCAGTTCGGGCGAAGGTCCGGTCAATCTCCGCATGTCCTACACGACCGCGGGCCTGTCGTGGACGCCGGCCTACGAGCTGCTGCTCGACGAGGGCGGCGCGGAGGCCGTCCTGATGCTCCGGGCCGCCCTGGTCAATCAGAGCGGCGGCGATTTCGACAATGCGCGGGTCCACCTGGTCACGACCACCCGCGGGCTGGGCGGAGAATTCCCCGTGCCGTCCGCCCGGCTGCCGGGCGACGAGATCAGCGTTCCGTTCCGGCACGCCTACGGCGCGGAACGGCCGGGCGCCGAATCGGGCATGGCCGCGGCCCAGTTGTCCGCGCTGGAGGTGTCCCGCCCGCTCGCCCTCCCGTCCGGCAGCACCCGCTACGTGCAGCTCGCGCGGGCGGAGAAGCTCCCCGTGCGGCGGTTCTACGTCTACGACGGCGCGCGCTTCGACCGCTTCCAGCGGAACCGGCGCACGGACTGGAACTTCGGGACCGAGTTTCATCGCGACGTGGAACAGCGGATCGGGTTCGAGAACACGGAGGCTGCCGGGCTTGGATTCCTCCTGCCGCCCGGCCCCGTGCGGCTGTATACACGGCGCGCGGACGGCACGGTGGACGGGTTGATCGAGGGCCGCCTGGCGGTTCTGCCGGCCGGCGCGTCCGTGGACCTTTCGCTCGGCCCGGCCCGCGGGCTGGGCGGCGAGCGCGAGCGCACCGGCTACACCGAGGTGGTGCCGCTGCGCGAATACGAGGAGAGCTTTGAAATCCGCCTGTCCAATGATTCCGCAGACGAGGTGGAAATCCGGGTCGTCGAGCACCTCTACCGCGGCGAGCAGTTCGAGATCGTCAAGTCCGACGCCGAGTACACGAAGACCGGCGCGCAGACCGTCGAATTCCGGCCCTCCCTGAAGCCGGGCGGGAAGAAGTCGGTTCACTATACGGTCCGGTATCGCTGGTGA